GCGGCACAAGCTCCCCTGCTCCATACACCTTGACTTCCAGACGGCCACCGGACATGTCCGTAATCAGTTTAGCCAGATGATTGGCCCCGGTGCCCAGACCCGGAAAGTTTTTGGGCCATGTTGTTACCATTTTCCAGCGGATTTTTTTTGCAGCGTGAACCGACGGTGCGCCTGCTATCGCAGATCCCGCGACGACAGCTCCCGCACAGGCAGTTTTGAGAAAAGCTCTCCTATCCATGCATTCTCCTCCATTTGGATGATTGCTTACATGTCAACCCTCTGAACGGGCAGAGGATTTTGCCATATAACGCCGAACAACAGGTGCCTTTTGACCGGATATACACTTCGAGCGTCGATCTGATCAAAAACACAATAAACTGGTATACCGTATATTCGCCATCGATTCAATATGAATAATATTTAATCACATACTTAAATCCATACCTGCCTATCGATTGCGAAAATAATCCTGTACATAGTGAATATGGGTCATCATTGCCCCAAAGGCCTTCTCGGGTTTTCTCTCCTTTATTGCCTGATACACCATTTTATGATGTTCCAGTACATCTACCAGGGCGTCCCTGTCCGTAAACATGTGGGATAAATTCTTTTTTATACCGACAAAGAGAAAATCATAAAAATTTCTCATGAGGTAAATGAGAACAGGATTTTTGGTGGCGAAGGCCACAGCCATATGAAAAGCCACATCAGGTTCAGTACCTATTCTGTCAGTGGTGCTCAGGTCTTCTTCCATTTCTTCCAGGCTTCTCAGCATGGCAAGCAGGTCTTTGTCCGTCGCTCTCTGGGCTGCAAGCTGGGCAGCATTACACTCCAGCCCCATCCTCACTTCCAGCAGATCATCAAGAGTGGCCTCATCAGTCCCCATGGCCGCCACGAGGGGATTTCCCTTCCGGCTGTCCGGAGAGGAGACAAATGTTCCCTGTCCCTGCTTCTGGGTGAGTAACCCCAGGGTAACCAACCTGTTAATGGCATTTCTGACAGAAGTGCGGCTGACGGCCATGGACACAGCCAGCTCCCGCTCAGGTGGAATCTGTTGGCCCGGTTTGAAATCCCCACGATAAATCAATTCCCGGATCTGTTCAAAGACCTGGTCTGCAATACGTTTTGGCTTAATCGGTTTGATACTCATAATACTCCTGAAAGATTCCTTCCGGAAAAGACCTCTATTCTCGAAAGTATGCAAAAAAACTTGAAAAAGCAAATAAAATTACATTCATTACCGGCTGAGTATTCTCACGGGTTTATTTTAAAATCCTACCGTCCTGTCCATAATTGTATCCGCCATATATTATCCGGGCTATTTGATTCTTCACCCTTTCTGCACTATAATTTAAGTGTGCCTTACTTTTAGTATTTAAACAGTCCGCCACTTCATACCTGTCAACCATTTCCAGCAAAAGGTTAAACTATGCCCCGAACCCCTCTCCCGCTGACTCAGGATATTGACTCTCTTTCCATCCTTGATGAACATGGCAACCTGGATCATGAACTCGAACCGGAACTCAGCAATGAAAAGCTGCTTGAGTTGTACCGCGCCATGGTTTTAGGACGTAAATTTGATGAACGCATGCTTGATCTTCAGCGCCAGGGAAGAATCGGCACTTTCCCGCCAACCAAAGGACAGGAGGCCGCCCAGATTGGCTGCAGCGCTGTACTGGAAAAAAAAGACTGGTTTGTCCCGTCCTTCAGAGAAACTCCGGCCGAGATACACAGGGGAAGAAGTCTGGAATCCATACTCCTCTACTATAACGGTTTCAACGAAGGAGCCCGAATAGACCCGAAACAACGGGACCTGCCCATGTCGATCCCTGTCGCCTCCCAGATCCTGCATGCTGTCGGCCTCGGAATGGCTGCAAAATACAGAAAAACGGATGAAATCGTTATGAGTATATTTGGGGACGGTGCTACCTCGGAAGGTGATTTCCATGAAGCATTGAACTGTGCTTCCGTCTTCCGCTCACCCGTTATTTTTGTCTGCCAGAACAACCAGTGGGCCATCTCTCTCCCTATCAACAAACAGATGCACTCAAAGACTATTGCCC
The DNA window shown above is from Desulfomarina profundi and carries:
- a CDS encoding FadR/GntR family transcriptional regulator; protein product: MSIKPIKPKRIADQVFEQIRELIYRGDFKPGQQIPPERELAVSMAVSRTSVRNAINRLVTLGLLTQKQGQGTFVSSPDSRKGNPLVAAMGTDEATLDDLLEVRMGLECNAAQLAAQRATDKDLLAMLRSLEEMEEDLSTTDRIGTEPDVAFHMAVAFATKNPVLIYLMRNFYDFLFVGIKKNLSHMFTDRDALVDVLEHHKMVYQAIKERKPEKAFGAMMTHIHYVQDYFRNR
- the pdhA gene encoding pyruvate dehydrogenase (acetyl-transferring) E1 component subunit alpha produces the protein MPRTPLPLTQDIDSLSILDEHGNLDHELEPELSNEKLLELYRAMVLGRKFDERMLDLQRQGRIGTFPPTKGQEAAQIGCSAVLEKKDWFVPSFRETPAEIHRGRSLESILLYYNGFNEGARIDPKQRDLPMSIPVASQILHAVGLGMAAKYRKTDEIVMSIFGDGATSEGDFHEALNCASVFRSPVIFVCQNNQWAISLPINKQMHSKTIAQKAAAYGMPGIQVDGNDILAVYSAAREAADRARRGEGPTFIECVTYRIMMHTTADDPSRYRMNEDVEKWKKKDPISRFTRYLIDKNILSEEGSKAIEKEILTEIQSSVEYAEKTMKNIGNPLEMFDHLYDELPPYTQTQKKELENLLAARGEGNHG